TTTTCAGTTTATTCACTTCTATTGAGTAAGTGTCTGCCACAACTTTATCCTTATTTAATCCAAAAAAAACAAGCACTTGATGCACATGTACCGTACACGCCACATAAGGAGCCACTTTAGCATAGTGGACAATGCCAAGTAGAGAAAAAACCTTAAGTAACGCCTCGACGAAAAAACAACCGAACAAAAAAATCCAACACTGACCCTTTCATTCAATTTATCCTTTCAAGAGGTATGGTAGTATCATATACCCAGCCGCAAGAGCGGTGGTTTCAAGCAGACTGTTATCTAAGGGTCTTTACGTTCATCTATTTTTTTGGAGACAACACCATGCGTTTATCTACGCTTAAAATGGGATTAGCCGCTCTTGTTGCCGCTATACCTGCTCTTGCATTCGCTCACCCAGGGCACGAACACACAACGAGTTTCATGTCAGGGTTTACGCACCCAATGGGTGGCTTGGATCATTTATTGGCCATGTTAGCCATTGGCCTTTGGGCTGCTAACCTTGGCGGGCGGGCTATATGGGCGGTGCCTTCGGCGTTTGTTGGCACTATGTTAATTGGTGGCGCGTTAGCGGTTGCTGGCGTCCAAGTACCTTTTATTGAACAAGGCATTGTCCTGTCGGTTATTTTAATGGGGGCTTTACTTGTTGGAGCAGCGCGATTCCCTGTTGTCGCTTGCGCTGGTATTGCGGGATTGTTTGCGGTATTTCATGGCGCAGCACACGGTTTAGAAATGCCATTAAACGCAAACGGGGCAGAATATGCAGTGGGCTTTGCAGCCGCTACGGCGCTGTTGCACGTCACAGGGATCGGTTTTGGTATCGCTGTCGCCCGCTTCCAAGCCCCTGTAGTGACTCGCATAACGGGCAGCTTAATTGCTATTGCAGGGGTCGCACTCGCTCTCGCTTAGTCATGATGCAACGCATGAAACCACGCCCTTACTTAATTGAAAACGGCGTGGTTTTTTACCGGAATACGGTGTCATCTTCCTTGAATAGCAAATGAGTGATTCGTTGAAAAAAATAGCGTTTAACCAATATTCTGCCTTATTCCTTTCCTTGATCGTTTTTGGCATTGTTCTATTTT
The sequence above is a segment of the Marinomonas sp. IMCC 4694 genome. Coding sequences within it:
- a CDS encoding HupE/UreJ family protein yields the protein MRLSTLKMGLAALVAAIPALAFAHPGHEHTTSFMSGFTHPMGGLDHLLAMLAIGLWAANLGGRAIWAVPSAFVGTMLIGGALAVAGVQVPFIEQGIVLSVILMGALLVGAARFPVVACAGIAGLFAVFHGAAHGLEMPLNANGAEYAVGFAAATALLHVTGIGFGIAVARFQAPVVTRITGSLIAIAGVALALA